One genomic window of Conger conger chromosome 9, fConCon1.1, whole genome shotgun sequence includes the following:
- the c9h1orf35 gene encoding multiple myeloma tumor-associated protein 2, with the protein MFGSSRSGGVRGGQDQFNWDDVKGDKHRENYLGNSLMAPVGRWQKGKDLTWYAKDKQGKASLSREEELAAVREAEQEALMAALGHKNLKRQPTGLTKEDLADVYRREGAAEGEGRDVDRVSGLGSSGLGSRRVMMSKQEKEAVKMGLPVFTHHKPEGHQEDSSIKTSDKKNKETEELRHESKKKSKKEKKSKKEKKKKKKKEKKLTKHSSSSSESESEDDLRRRRKDDSRHHRHHHQDRHPSSSRQTGARLGDSHSPGGAKGEPRPRPRCSRSPSRRRQRHDTDPSSDGGGYAGRRQAPPSPPAGGHKRRHDTDSDD; encoded by the exons ATGTTTGGTTCATCGAGATCCGGAGGTGTGAGGGGAGGACAAGATCAGTTCAACTGGGATGATGTTAAAGGCGATAAACACAGGGAAAATTACTTGG GCAACTCTCTCATGGCCCCAGTGGGCCGATGGCAGAAGGGTAAGGACCTAACTTGGTATGCCAAAGACAAGCAGGGCAAAGCATCACTATCAAGAGAGGAGGAGCTGGCTGCTGTGCGGGAGGCGGAACAAGAGGCTTTGATGGCTGCCTT AGGTCACAAGAATTTGAAAAGACAACCAACTGGTCTGACCAAAGAG GACTTGGCGGATGTGTACCGGAGGGAGGGGGCAGCGGAGGGCGAGGGCAGAGATGTGGACCGCGTCTCTGGTCTCGGCAGCTCAGG TTTGGGATCAAGAAGGGTGATGATGTCCAAGCAGGAGAAGGAAGCTGTAAAAATGGGCTTGCCAGTCTTCACC CATCACAAACCCGAAGGCCATCAGGAAGATTCTAGCATCAAGACTTCAGacaagaagaacaaagaaactgAGGAACTAAG ACACGAGAGCAAGAAAAAGagcaaaaaggaaaagaagagcaagaaggagaagaaaaagaagaagaagaaagagaagaagcTTACGAAGCACTCGTCCTCCTCTTCGGAGTCGGAATCAGAGGATGATCTGAGaag GAGGAGAAAGGATGACTCCCGCCACCACCGACATCATCATCAGGATCGCCATCCATCATCGAGCCGGCAGACTGGAGCCAGGCTCGGTGACAGCCATTCACCGGGCGGGGCAAAGGGCGAGCCCCGCCCCCGTCCCCGCTGCTCCCGCTCCCCCTCCCGGCGACGGCAGCGGCACGACACGGACCCTTCCTCGGACGGGGGGGGCTACGCTGGCCGCCGTCAggcccccccgtcccccccggcCGGCGGCCATAAGCGGCGCCACGACACCGACTCCGACGACTGA